In Sphingopyxis sp. FD7, a single window of DNA contains:
- the fliE gene encoding flagellar hook-basal body complex protein FliE, whose product MSTIDPSRLLQMRSSILNQNQALQRAAGRGGADGVDNAGGAPDFGAAINQALQQVNAQQAKASELSEAYERGDTHDIVSVMIERQKASLGFETTLQVRNKLLSAYRDIMNMPV is encoded by the coding sequence ATGAGCACGATTGACCCGAGCCGGCTGCTGCAAATGCGCAGCTCGATCCTCAATCAGAATCAGGCGCTGCAGCGCGCCGCCGGACGCGGCGGCGCCGACGGTGTCGACAACGCGGGAGGCGCCCCCGATTTCGGCGCCGCGATCAACCAGGCGCTGCAACAGGTGAATGCCCAGCAGGCGAAGGCGAGCGAGCTCAGCGAAGCCTATGAGCGCGGCGACACGCACGACATCGTCAGCGTGATGATCGAACGGCAGAAAGCCTCGCTCGGCTTTGAAACGACGTTGCAGGTCCGCAACAAGCTGCTCTCCGCCTATCGCGACATCATGAACATGCCGGTGTAA
- the fliF gene encoding flagellar basal-body MS-ring/collar protein FliF, which yields MTDAQTLTPIDPGGANRLPAPVLGGRFAPLAQFVRQPAVQRALPAIAMTSAIGIAALAYFTMQAAPQAQLFAGLDDADKAAVAEALQAQGIGHSIDAATGALTVDADKLHQARIALAGQGLPKAAPSGDSLIASLPMGSSRAIEGEALRSAREADLSRTIETIDAVKSARVHIAAAEPSLFVRDDKPATASVMLTLQNGRSLSDGQVQAIRFLVASSVPGMNADQVSVIDQRGALLSDTATGSDMKAFQLQLQVEDRFRRALDTLLGPMLGAGNYTVEVHADVDMSESQATRESFPENDRALTSEQITRSVSGTVGAPAVGIPGALANQPPQATTITAEGPQPLPANAPAPGTESNENAARAYEVGREISVTHSPQGRLRRVSVAVALNQGKKALTQADLAKIDALVKGAIGFDAARGDLVAINQRPFVAVEDTAAPFYDQGWFLPLVKQVGAILAALLAFLFIGRPMIRAAKQRAAARAEQNQAIEETLLAATDRPALAGGANGREITLEMIEAAPSYEARANLVRAFVRQDSARAALVVRQLMQEGARG from the coding sequence ATGACCGACGCACAGACCCTGACCCCGATCGATCCCGGCGGCGCGAACCGCCTGCCCGCCCCCGTCCTCGGCGGCCGCTTCGCGCCGCTCGCGCAGTTCGTCCGCCAGCCCGCGGTGCAACGCGCGCTGCCGGCAATCGCCATGACCTCGGCGATCGGCATCGCCGCGCTCGCTTATTTCACGATGCAGGCGGCGCCGCAGGCGCAGCTGTTCGCCGGTCTCGACGACGCCGACAAGGCGGCGGTCGCCGAAGCCCTGCAGGCGCAGGGTATCGGGCACAGCATCGACGCAGCGACCGGCGCGCTCACCGTCGATGCCGACAAGCTGCATCAGGCGCGCATCGCGCTCGCCGGACAGGGTTTGCCGAAAGCGGCGCCGAGCGGCGACAGCCTGATCGCGTCGCTCCCCATGGGGTCGAGCCGCGCGATCGAAGGCGAAGCGCTACGATCGGCGCGCGAAGCCGATCTGTCGCGGACGATCGAGACGATCGACGCGGTCAAGAGCGCGCGCGTCCATATCGCCGCCGCCGAGCCCAGCCTGTTCGTGCGCGACGACAAGCCCGCGACCGCATCGGTGATGCTGACGCTGCAGAACGGCCGATCGCTTTCGGACGGCCAGGTGCAGGCGATCCGCTTCCTCGTCGCGTCGTCGGTCCCCGGCATGAACGCCGATCAGGTGTCGGTGATCGACCAGCGCGGCGCGCTGCTTTCCGACACCGCGACCGGCAGCGACATGAAGGCGTTCCAGTTGCAATTGCAGGTCGAGGACCGGTTCCGCCGCGCGCTCGACACGCTGCTCGGCCCGATGCTCGGCGCGGGCAATTATACGGTCGAAGTCCATGCCGATGTCGACATGTCCGAAAGCCAGGCGACGCGCGAAAGCTTCCCCGAAAACGACCGCGCGCTGACCAGCGAACAGATCACCCGCTCGGTCAGCGGCACCGTCGGCGCACCGGCCGTCGGTATCCCCGGCGCGCTCGCCAACCAGCCGCCGCAGGCGACGACGATCACCGCCGAGGGTCCGCAGCCCCTGCCTGCCAACGCGCCGGCGCCCGGCACCGAAAGCAATGAAAATGCGGCGCGCGCCTATGAAGTCGGGCGCGAGATTTCGGTGACGCATTCGCCGCAGGGCAGGCTGCGCCGCGTGTCGGTCGCCGTCGCGCTCAATCAGGGCAAGAAAGCGCTGACGCAGGCCGACCTCGCCAAGATCGACGCGCTGGTCAAAGGCGCGATCGGCTTTGATGCCGCGCGCGGCGACCTGGTCGCGATCAACCAGCGCCCGTTCGTCGCGGTCGAAGATACCGCGGCCCCCTTCTACGACCAGGGCTGGTTCCTGCCGCTCGTCAAACAGGTCGGTGCGATCCTCGCCGCGCTGCTCGCTTTCCTGTTCATCGGCCGCCCGATGATCCGCGCCGCGAAACAACGCGCCGCCGCGCGCGCCGAACAGAATCAGGCGATCGAGGAAACACTTCTCGCCGCGACCGACCGCCCGGCGCTCGCCGGCGGCGCGAACGGCCGCGAAATCACGCTCGAAATGATCGAGGCGGCGCCGAGCTATGAAGCGCGCGCCAACCTCGTCCGCGCCTTTGTCCGCCAGGATTCGGCGCGCGCCGCGCTCGTCGTGCGCCAGCTGATGCAGGAGGGCGCCCGTGGCTGA
- the fliG gene encoding flagellar motor switch protein FliG yields MADAAELDTAPTETAIDGSAAAAILLMLLDESEAATILKHLGPEEVRQLAKAMFDTANASEQQIGQALDRFVTRSRDVSALAIGADTRIRTVVTQAVGNVRADNILAAVAPQRSAASLEMLRWMDVDAISALLASEHPQVGALILSVLVPDVAARAIETLDDVLQADLVLRAAMLTAVPAAAIEDLEAVLASANVDGQRVARQAIGGPSDVAKIMKKMPKQLSERTLRSLKKHDRILAQTIEEEMFIFENLRDLDKKSLSSVLRSVDAAQLAIALKGAEEDMVDMCLATMSQRAAETIRDEMAEMTMVKRADVEDAQKSVMQIVRQMAANGEIMIAGGGDDYV; encoded by the coding sequence GTGGCTGACGCCGCCGAACTCGACACCGCGCCGACCGAGACCGCGATCGACGGGTCGGCGGCCGCTGCGATCCTGCTGATGCTGCTCGACGAAAGCGAAGCCGCGACGATCCTGAAGCATCTCGGCCCCGAAGAAGTGCGCCAGCTCGCCAAGGCGATGTTCGACACCGCCAACGCCAGCGAACAGCAGATCGGGCAGGCGCTCGACCGGTTCGTGACGCGCAGCCGCGACGTCAGCGCGCTCGCGATCGGCGCCGACACGCGCATCCGCACCGTGGTGACGCAGGCGGTCGGCAACGTCCGCGCCGACAATATCCTCGCCGCCGTCGCGCCGCAGCGCAGCGCCGCCTCGCTCGAAATGCTGCGCTGGATGGACGTCGACGCGATCAGCGCGCTGCTCGCCAGCGAACATCCGCAGGTCGGCGCGCTGATCCTTTCGGTGCTCGTCCCCGACGTCGCCGCGCGCGCGATCGAGACGCTCGACGACGTGCTCCAGGCCGATCTCGTACTCCGCGCCGCGATGCTCACCGCGGTGCCTGCCGCCGCGATCGAGGATCTGGAAGCGGTGCTCGCGAGCGCCAATGTCGACGGTCAGCGCGTCGCCAGGCAGGCGATCGGCGGTCCGAGCGATGTCGCGAAGATCATGAAGAAGATGCCGAAGCAGCTCAGCGAGCGCACGCTGCGCTCGCTCAAGAAGCATGATCGCATCCTCGCGCAGACGATCGAGGAGGAGATGTTCATCTTTGAAAATCTGCGCGACCTCGACAAGAAAAGCCTCAGCAGCGTGCTTCGCTCGGTCGATGCGGCGCAGCTTGCGATCGCGCTCAAGGGCGCCGAGGAGGATATGGTCGACATGTGCCTCGCCACCATGTCGCAGCGCGCCGCCGAAACGATCCGCGACGAAATGGCCGAAATGACGATGGTCAAGCGCGCCGACGTCGAGGATGCGCAAAAGAGCGTGATGCAGATCGTGCGCCAGATGGCCGCGAACGGCGAAATCATGATCGCGGGCGGAGGCGACGATTATGTCTGA
- a CDS encoding FliH/SctL family protein gives MSDLAAETGFVPVRLADAMAQHRGFRPLSFAPTVEPAASAPEPAAEQGEDDPFARGLAEGQRMAEAAYTAERHQLLALLASAEALQDEPSEELAQLIAETVERLVRQIVAAAPIDAEWLRAQAETAAAMVADADKARTLWVHPDDAALLAECPLALAVESDPAMMRGTIRLETSTGWIEHGRAVYLDELRAALGEGAAA, from the coding sequence ATGTCTGACCTCGCCGCCGAAACGGGCTTTGTCCCCGTGCGCCTGGCCGACGCGATGGCGCAGCATCGCGGCTTTCGTCCGCTGTCCTTCGCGCCGACCGTCGAACCGGCCGCGTCCGCGCCCGAGCCAGCGGCCGAGCAGGGCGAGGACGATCCCTTCGCGCGCGGCCTGGCCGAAGGGCAACGTATGGCCGAAGCCGCCTATACCGCCGAGCGGCACCAGCTGCTCGCGCTGCTCGCCAGCGCCGAGGCATTGCAGGACGAACCGAGCGAGGAGCTGGCGCAGCTGATCGCCGAGACGGTCGAGCGGCTTGTCCGCCAGATCGTCGCCGCCGCGCCGATCGACGCCGAATGGCTGCGCGCGCAGGCCGAAACCGCCGCCGCGATGGTCGCCGACGCCGACAAGGCGCGCACCCTCTGGGTCCATCCCGACGACGCCGCGCTGCTCGCCGAATGTCCGCTGGCGCTGGCCGTCGAAAGCGATCCCGCGATGATGCGCGGCACGATCCGCCTCGAAACCTCGACCGGCTGGATCGAGCATGGCCGCGCCGTCTATCTCGACGAACTGCGCGCCGCGCTGGGCGAAGGCGCCGCCGCGTGA
- a CDS encoding FliI/YscN family ATPase, which produces MTRRLALSAQQLLGGVDLAQASPRRIGTLVAHEGIMLEVSGFPQPLGSNVRIRSADNDYVYGEVVGFRGHRSLVLPFDAGKPLVTGAPVEPHGASSMVPVGKALLGRIMDAQGNPLDGRPAIKSQFQWPLAGRKVNPLRRGRVTRALNMGVRAINGLLTVGEGQRVAIIAGSGVGKSVLMGQMIAGTECDVIVVGLIGERSREVSDFVETKLPPEVRKKSVVVAVPADHPPLLRLRAAMRATAIAEAFRAEGKKVLLLIDSLTRVAHAQREIGLTLGEPPTMKGYPPSVFALIPSLCERAGIDRETGGSVTALYTVLADGGDIDDPVVDSARAIVDGHIILSRALAEQGVYPAIDVARSLSRTMADSVDPDHAAAAARFRQLWSLYEENRDLMLMGAYVAGADPVLDEAIARRADQLAFVSQPARAQVDFDISRQTLIEGYSA; this is translated from the coding sequence GTGACGCGCCGCCTCGCCCTCTCGGCCCAGCAGCTGCTCGGCGGCGTCGATCTGGCGCAGGCCAGCCCGCGCCGCATCGGCACGCTCGTCGCGCATGAGGGGATCATGCTCGAGGTTTCGGGTTTCCCCCAGCCGCTCGGCAGCAATGTCCGCATCCGCTCGGCCGACAATGATTATGTCTATGGCGAGGTCGTCGGCTTTCGCGGCCACCGCAGCCTCGTCCTGCCCTTTGACGCGGGCAAGCCGCTCGTCACCGGCGCGCCGGTCGAGCCGCACGGCGCCTCGTCGATGGTGCCCGTCGGCAAGGCGCTGCTCGGCCGCATCATGGACGCGCAGGGCAATCCGCTCGACGGCCGCCCCGCGATCAAGTCGCAGTTCCAGTGGCCGCTCGCCGGGCGCAAGGTCAATCCGCTGCGCCGCGGCCGCGTCACGCGCGCGCTCAACATGGGCGTGCGCGCGATCAACGGCCTGCTCACCGTCGGCGAGGGCCAGCGCGTCGCGATCATCGCGGGGTCGGGGGTCGGCAAGTCGGTGCTGATGGGCCAGATGATCGCGGGCACCGAATGCGACGTCATCGTCGTCGGGCTGATCGGCGAGCGCAGCCGCGAGGTCAGCGACTTCGTCGAAACCAAGCTGCCCCCCGAAGTGCGCAAGAAATCGGTCGTCGTCGCGGTTCCCGCCGACCATCCGCCCCTGCTCCGCCTGCGCGCCGCGATGCGCGCGACCGCGATCGCCGAAGCCTTCCGCGCCGAGGGCAAGAAGGTGCTCCTCCTGATCGACAGCCTGACGCGCGTTGCGCATGCGCAGCGCGAGATCGGGCTGACGCTGGGCGAACCGCCGACGATGAAGGGCTATCCGCCGTCGGTCTTCGCGCTGATCCCGTCGCTCTGCGAACGCGCGGGTATCGACCGCGAAACCGGCGGGTCGGTCACCGCGCTATACACGGTGCTCGCCGACGGCGGCGACATCGACGATCCGGTGGTCGACTCGGCGCGCGCGATCGTCGACGGCCATATCATCCTGTCGCGCGCGCTCGCCGAACAGGGCGTCTATCCCGCGATTGACGTCGCGCGCTCGCTGTCGCGCACCATGGCCGATTCGGTCGATCCCGACCACGCTGCCGCCGCCGCGCGCTTCCGCCAGCTCTGGTCGCTCTATGAGGAGAATCGCGACCTGATGCTGATGGGCGCCTATGTCGCGGGCGCCGATCCCGTGCTCGACGAAGCGATCGCGCGGCGCGCCGACCAGCTCGCCTTTGTGTCGCAGCCCGCCAGGGCGCAGGTCGATTTCGACATTTCCCGCCAAACCCTGATCGAAGGATATTCCGCATGA
- a CDS encoding flagellar hook-length control protein FliK — MMNAPALPAAPGAMPAGFAAFLAHIGQVAPNGKAVGFDRLLAAAPVPLLPVTTDAPAAPVAPPATTIKTDVVPAAETGPDAAELPVAPTSDTATVKLETSPAKPAPDAGDAAALAATLLVALSGARPGPAHGANKPTDTDPAPDVEHPGGAPAAPAIENWATIVSAVLPDTARAGEPRAAKPETAKPHAAASGINTPGAAPDKAATDMRGLPPGTLAAASPPTRDAVMSALPLAADPPVARVAEAAPAMTVLFTQAAALTAAAPLDAAAPAPIAERVLDMDSDGAWIDQLARDIAATKSDSGDISFRLMPRHLGRLDVAMQMGDEGMSLKMDTQHEATATIVTAAQGRLVDELRQQGVRVAGAEVTHTPGETGRQSQGQSQGRAATPDTAHLIETATERAEPRDEARAADRRGRFA; from the coding sequence ATGATGAACGCCCCCGCCCTCCCCGCCGCGCCGGGCGCGATGCCCGCAGGCTTCGCCGCCTTCCTCGCCCATATCGGGCAGGTTGCGCCGAATGGCAAAGCCGTGGGCTTCGACCGACTGCTTGCCGCGGCGCCGGTGCCGCTGCTCCCCGTGACGACGGACGCGCCCGCCGCACCGGTCGCCCCGCCCGCAACGACCATCAAGACCGATGTGGTGCCAGCCGCCGAAACCGGTCCCGACGCCGCCGAGTTGCCCGTCGCACCGACGTCGGACACCGCCACCGTGAAGCTCGAAACATCGCCCGCGAAACCCGCCCCCGACGCAGGCGATGCGGCGGCGCTCGCCGCGACCCTGCTCGTCGCGCTCAGTGGCGCGCGTCCCGGCCCCGCGCATGGCGCGAACAAGCCGACAGACACCGACCCAGCGCCCGACGTCGAGCACCCCGGCGGGGCGCCCGCGGCCCCCGCCATCGAAAATTGGGCGACGATCGTTTCGGCCGTCCTTCCCGACACCGCGCGCGCGGGCGAACCCAGGGCCGCGAAGCCCGAAACCGCCAAGCCGCACGCCGCCGCATCCGGTATCAACACGCCGGGCGCCGCTCCCGACAAAGCCGCGACCGATATGCGGGGGCTGCCGCCCGGCACCCTCGCTGCCGCATCACCGCCCACCCGCGACGCTGTCATGTCCGCGCTTCCGCTTGCCGCCGACCCGCCCGTCGCCCGCGTGGCCGAGGCCGCGCCCGCGATGACGGTGTTGTTCACGCAGGCAGCCGCCCTCACCGCCGCCGCGCCGCTCGACGCCGCCGCCCCGGCACCGATCGCCGAGCGCGTGCTCGACATGGACAGCGACGGCGCGTGGATCGACCAGCTCGCGCGCGACATCGCCGCGACCAAATCGGACAGCGGCGACATCAGCTTTCGCCTGATGCCGCGCCATCTCGGCCGCCTCGACGTCGCGATGCAAATGGGCGACGAGGGCATGTCGCTGAAGATGGACACCCAGCATGAAGCGACGGCGACGATCGTCACCGCCGCGCAGGGCCGCCTCGTCGACGAACTGCGCCAGCAGGGCGTGCGCGTCGCGGGCGCCGAAGTCACGCACACGCCGGGCGAGACCGGGCGCCAGTCGCAGGGCCAGAGCCAGGGCCGCGCCGCGACGCCCGACACCGCCCACCTCATCGAAACCGCCACCGAACGCGCCGAGCCGCGTGACGAAGCGCGCGCCGCGGATCGCCGCGGCCGCTTCGCCTGA
- a CDS encoding flagellar basal body-associated FliL family protein — protein sequence MAKDVVEATPKKKGKVKKLLLVGVAAIALIGAGAGAGIYFGALSAHEARPEDHYPKLVLRSTDDAAPAAEGDDKEAPLKVGTVSVPNDRFKVDPRKYEITYYPINDSFTTNLADGSGFLQVGISLSTFYDGKVINNIKRQAVPIRSVVLMVLAEQDPALLSTSEGKQRLQRQLTAAINDVLREKEGFGGIDNVYFTSLVIQ from the coding sequence ATGGCCAAGGATGTTGTCGAAGCCACGCCGAAGAAAAAGGGCAAGGTCAAAAAGCTGCTGCTGGTCGGCGTCGCCGCGATCGCGCTGATCGGCGCGGGGGCGGGCGCGGGCATCTATTTCGGCGCGCTGTCGGCGCACGAAGCCAGGCCCGAGGATCATTATCCCAAGCTCGTCCTTCGCAGCACCGATGACGCCGCGCCCGCGGCCGAGGGCGACGACAAGGAAGCGCCGCTGAAGGTCGGCACCGTGTCGGTGCCCAACGACCGCTTCAAGGTCGATCCGCGCAAATATGAAATCACCTATTACCCGATCAACGACAGCTTCACGACGAACCTCGCCGACGGATCGGGCTTTCTCCAGGTGGGTATCAGCCTTTCGACCTTCTATGACGGGAAGGTTATCAATAATATCAAACGACAGGCGGTGCCCATCCGCTCGGTCGTCCTTATGGTCCTCGCCGAACAGGATCCGGCTCTGCTCTCCACATCAGAGGGGAAACAGCGGCTTCAGCGTCAGTTGACCGCCGCGATCAACGATGTGCTGCGCGAGAAGGAAGGTTTCGGGGGCATCGACAATGTATATTTCACGAGCCTGGTGATCCAGTGA
- a CDS encoding FliM/FliN family flagellar motor switch protein: MKAPGAPAAAPAESKESLLLRRAAASYAFPALESVANQFARSLRDLIRALGAPAVQVERSGAEQLSFAEWSAASAPAIFWRYHAPPLKGPLLIAAARPLLLQLVDIFYGGRGQLAAEREELTDAEDRFAARLGRDIGMQIAAAWRDKLAIEPELDCVTGDPAKLAAVRADDELFVQRFTLRGAPLDGRTIVCAYPVAALRGIADDELLPDAASSGADPAWTAALDKALRGVRLPVRSVLARPEISLVKLLALEVGDIIPLSMPRHVPVTVAGRSFAFGSIGEANGNAAILIDHIEKGPDHD, from the coding sequence GTGAAGGCGCCGGGCGCACCCGCGGCCGCGCCCGCGGAAAGCAAGGAGTCGCTGCTGCTGCGCCGCGCCGCGGCCAGCTATGCCTTTCCCGCGCTCGAAAGCGTCGCAAATCAGTTCGCGCGGTCCTTGCGCGACCTGATCCGCGCGCTCGGCGCACCGGCGGTTCAGGTCGAACGGTCGGGCGCCGAACAGCTGAGCTTCGCCGAATGGAGCGCGGCGAGCGCGCCCGCCATTTTCTGGCGCTATCACGCGCCGCCGCTCAAGGGCCCGCTGTTGATCGCCGCGGCGCGACCGCTTCTCCTCCAGCTCGTCGACATCTTCTATGGCGGGCGCGGCCAGCTCGCCGCCGAGCGCGAGGAGCTGACCGACGCCGAAGACCGTTTCGCCGCGCGCCTTGGCCGCGACATCGGTATGCAGATCGCCGCCGCGTGGCGCGACAAGCTCGCCATCGAACCCGAACTCGACTGCGTCACCGGCGACCCGGCGAAGCTTGCCGCCGTGCGCGCCGACGACGAATTGTTCGTCCAGCGCTTCACGCTGCGCGGCGCGCCGCTCGACGGGCGGACGATCGTCTGCGCCTATCCGGTCGCGGCGCTGCGCGGCATCGCGGACGACGAGCTGCTGCCCGATGCGGCAAGCAGCGGCGCCGACCCGGCGTGGACCGCCGCGCTCGACAAGGCGCTGCGCGGCGTGCGCCTGCCCGTCCGCTCGGTGCTCGCGCGCCCCGAAATCAGCCTCGTCAAGCTGCTCGCGCTCGAGGTCGGCGACATCATTCCGCTGTCGATGCCGCGCCATGTGCCGGTGACCGTCGCCGGGCGCAGCTTCGCCTTCGGCAGCATCGGCGAAGCCAATGGCAACGCCGCCATCCTGATTGACCATATCGAAAAAGGACCCGACCATGACTGA
- the fliN gene encoding flagellar motor switch protein FliN, producing MTDIADAPRAARADRRDKSIAAAPNFDLLAGVSLRVSVEVGSTAMTLSELLALGEGSVIELDRAATDLLDIYANGTLIAKGEIVSVDGRYGIQVAEVVAPARGLEGLERRA from the coding sequence ATGACTGACATCGCCGACGCGCCCAGGGCGGCGCGCGCCGACCGGCGCGACAAGAGCATCGCGGCCGCGCCCAATTTCGACCTGCTCGCCGGTGTCTCGCTGCGCGTGTCGGTCGAGGTCGGGTCGACCGCGATGACGCTGTCCGAACTGCTCGCGCTGGGCGAAGGCAGCGTGATCGAGCTCGATCGCGCGGCGACCGACCTGCTCGACATCTATGCCAATGGCACGCTGATCGCCAAGGGCGAGATCGTCAGCGTCGACGGCCGCTACGGCATCCAGGTCGCCGAAGTCGTCGCGCCCGCGCGCGGCCTCGAAGGCCTCGAACGGAGGGCCTGA
- a CDS encoding flagellar biosynthetic protein FliO has product MLEYILRLALLLPLVGAMAWGSLWLWKRVQMGVPLVGGNAKPRAVEMVDVLPLGPGSKLAVVEFAGQRILVAVSRSGITRIADDAQGDFHVD; this is encoded by the coding sequence ATGCTCGAATATATCCTCCGCTTGGCTCTCCTGCTGCCGCTCGTCGGGGCGATGGCGTGGGGCAGCCTGTGGCTGTGGAAGCGCGTCCAGATGGGCGTGCCGCTCGTCGGCGGCAATGCAAAGCCGCGCGCGGTCGAGATGGTCGACGTGCTGCCGCTCGGCCCCGGATCGAAGCTCGCGGTCGTCGAGTTCGCCGGGCAGCGCATCCTCGTCGCCGTGTCGCGCAGCGGCATCACGCGCATCGCCGACGACGCCCAGGGGGATTTCCATGTCGATTGA
- the fliP gene encoding flagellar type III secretion system pore protein FliP (The bacterial flagellar biogenesis protein FliP forms a type III secretion system (T3SS)-type pore required for flagellar assembly.), translated as MSIDRRFWLRAAALVGAAALLTAATPAFAQAADGLSRAVNEIGGDGRPLSLSLQILVLMSLLTVLPSLLLMMTSFTRIIIVLSILRHALGLQQTPPNQVLVGLSLFLSLFVMQPVISEVNRVAIEPYGQEQIDIGEAVSRSGDALHGFMMKQTRKTDLMMFAKIAKAPAYASPKDVPFSILLPAFVTSELKTAFQIGFLIFLPFLVIDLIVASALMSLGMMMLSPTIISMPFKLLLFVLVDGWALTMGSLASSFVG; from the coding sequence ATGTCGATTGATCGCCGCTTCTGGCTGCGCGCCGCCGCGCTGGTCGGCGCCGCCGCGCTGCTCACCGCCGCCACTCCGGCGTTCGCGCAAGCCGCCGACGGACTCAGCCGTGCGGTGAACGAAATCGGCGGCGACGGCCGACCCTTGAGCCTGTCGCTTCAGATCCTCGTCCTGATGAGCCTCTTGACGGTGCTGCCGTCGCTGCTGCTCATGATGACCAGCTTCACGCGCATCATCATCGTGCTGTCGATCCTGCGCCATGCGCTCGGGCTCCAGCAGACGCCGCCCAACCAGGTGCTCGTCGGCCTCAGCCTCTTCCTCTCGCTGTTCGTCATGCAGCCCGTAATCAGCGAAGTGAACCGGGTCGCGATCGAGCCCTATGGCCAGGAACAGATCGACATCGGCGAGGCCGTGTCGCGTTCGGGCGACGCGCTGCACGGTTTCATGATGAAACAGACGCGCAAGACCGACCTGATGATGTTCGCCAAGATCGCCAAGGCGCCGGCCTATGCAAGCCCGAAGGACGTGCCTTTCTCGATCCTGCTCCCCGCCTTTGTCACCAGCGAACTCAAGACCGCGTTCCAGATCGGCTTTCTCATCTTCCTGCCCTTCCTCGTCATCGACCTGATCGTTGCATCGGCGCTGATGTCCTTGGGCATGATGATGTTGTCGCCGACGATCATCTCGATGCCCTTCAAGCTTCTGCTCTTCGTCCTCGTCGACGGCTGGGCGCTGACGATGGGGTCGCTCGCCTCCTCCTTCGTGGGTTAG
- a CDS encoding flagellar biosynthetic protein FliQ, giving the protein MEADYFIGVAQQSLWILALASAPLLLPVLIIGVLLGMVQAATSINEQTLTFVPKLIVAAICLAIFGGSILVLLTDFTRDLFAQIPALVR; this is encoded by the coding sequence ATGGAAGCCGACTATTTCATCGGGGTCGCGCAGCAGTCGCTGTGGATTCTCGCGCTCGCTTCGGCGCCCTTGTTGCTGCCGGTGCTCATCATCGGCGTGCTGCTCGGCATGGTGCAGGCGGCGACGTCGATCAACGAACAGACGCTGACCTTCGTGCCCAAGCTGATCGTCGCGGCGATCTGTCTCGCGATCTTCGGCGGCAGCATCCTCGTGCTGCTCACCGATTTCACCCGCGACCTGTTCGCGCAGATTCCGGCGCTGGTGCGCTAA
- the fliR gene encoding flagellar biosynthetic protein FliR → MNPADIPNVEAMLQLWMLGMIRPGAAFIAAPVFGAANVPVQLRLVIALAVGVPAVAASGMVLPAEGIVSVPGLFFIMGEVVIGLAIGFMLQMGLAAALLAGEVISNAMGLGFASMVDPLSGASSSAIGQFLAMLATALFLAADGHLLLIDIVVDSYAALPPGNAFPSWDALGGVIRFGSLMFAAALTIAMPVGFVLILVQIIMGVIGRSAPALNLFAVGIPATLLAGIVLLGVATPAMAEAILRILSDALDAARMVAGV, encoded by the coding sequence GTGAACCCCGCCGACATCCCCAATGTCGAGGCGATGCTCCAGCTGTGGATGCTGGGGATGATCCGTCCCGGCGCGGCCTTTATCGCCGCACCCGTGTTCGGCGCGGCGAATGTGCCGGTGCAGCTCCGGCTCGTGATCGCGCTCGCGGTCGGCGTGCCCGCGGTCGCGGCGTCGGGCATGGTGCTGCCCGCCGAAGGGATCGTGTCGGTGCCGGGGCTCTTCTTCATCATGGGCGAGGTGGTGATCGGCCTTGCGATCGGCTTTATGCTCCAGATGGGGCTCGCCGCAGCGCTGCTCGCGGGCGAAGTCATCAGCAACGCGATGGGCCTCGGCTTCGCGTCGATGGTCGATCCCTTGAGCGGCGCGTCGAGTTCGGCGATCGGCCAGTTCCTCGCGATGCTCGCGACCGCGCTCTTCCTCGCCGCCGACGGCCACCTGCTGCTGATCGACATTGTCGTGGACAGCTACGCCGCCCTCCCCCCCGGCAACGCCTTTCCGTCGTGGGACGCGCTCGGCGGCGTCATCCGTTTCGGCAGCCTGATGTTCGCCGCCGCGCTGACGATCGCGATGCCCGTGGGGTTCGTGCTGATCCTCGTCCAGATCATCATGGGCGTGATCGGCCGCTCGGCGCCCGCGCTCAACCTGTTCGCGGTCGGCATCCCCGCGACCTTGCTCGCCGGGATTGTCCTGCTCGGCGTCGCGACGCCCGCGATGGCCGAAGCGATCCTGCGCATCCTCTCCGACGCGCTCGACGCCGCGCGGATGGTCGCGGGCGTCTGA